Sequence from the Exiguobacterium aurantiacum genome:
TGGCTCGTGCACGATGAAGTATAACCCGAAAGTGAACGAGGATATGGCCCGCCTCCCTGGCTTCGCCCATATCCATCCGTTGCAACCGGTCGAGTCGATTCAAGGCGCGCTCGAGCTCATGGTCGACCTGCAAGAACAGCTTGCCGAAATCACGGGAATGGACGAAGTGACGCTGCAACCGGCTGCCGGGGCCCACGGGGAATGGACCGGTCTCATGCTCATCAAGGCGTTCCACCATCACAACGGCGATCTGGGACGGACGAAAGTGCTCGTGCCGGATTCGGCGCACGGGACGAACCCGGCCTCGGCCGTCGTCGCTGGTTTCGAGACGGTGACGGTCAAATCGGATGAGCGTGGTCTCGTCGATTTGGAAGATTTGAAGTCAAAAGTCGGGGCCGATACGGCAGCGCTCATGTTGACGAACCCGAACACGCTCGGTTTGTTCGAAGCCGACATATTGGAAATCGCCAAAGTCGTCCACGAGGCCGGCGGGAAGCTCTATTACGACGGTGCCAACTCGAATGCGATTTTAGGGATCGCCCGTCCTGGGGATATGGGCTTCGACGTCGTCCACTTGAACTTGCACAAGACGTTCACAGGCCCGCACGGCGGTGGCGGTCCAGGTTCTGGACCGGTCGGGGTGAAGCGCGATTTGATTCCGTACTTGCCGACGCCGATCGCGCGCCGTTCCGAATCGGGCTTCACGCTCGATTACGACCGTCCGCAATCGATTGGACGCATCAAACCGTTCTATGGCAACTTCGGTATCAACGTCCGGGCCTATAGCTACATCAAGACGATGGGCGCGGAAGGTTTGACACGCGTCTCACGTGAGGCGGTATTGAATGCCAACTATATGTTCGCCCGTTTGAAAGATGCGTTCGACGTCCCGTACGATACGTTCTGCAAGCACGAGTTCGTCTTGTCGGGTAAACGCCAGAAAGCGCTCGGCGTCCGTACGCTCGATATCGCCAAACGACTGCTCGATTTCGGTTATCATCCGCCGACGATTTACTTCCCGCTCAACGTCGAGGAGTGCATCATGGTCGAACCGACGGAGACGGAATCGAAAGAGACGCTTGACGCCTTCTGCGACGCGATGCTCCAAATCGTCAAAGAGGTAGAAGAGAATCCGGAAATCGTTCAGACGGCCCCGCATACGACGGTCATCAAACGACTCGACGAGACGCTCGCTGCTCGCAAACCGGTGCTCAAATACGAACGACGTCAACCGTCTTCCATCAATTGAATCCGACCGCTCACCTTGTGTGGGCGGTTTTTTGTCATCAAAAAAACGTCCATCCTCGGAGTGAGGAGTGGACGCAGTGGACGGGTCAGTCTTTTTTGACTTTCCCTTTCCAGTTTTTAAAACCGCCATCGAGCATGTAGATGTCCGTATAACCATTTTTCATGAGCAACTTGGCCGCTTGGTTCGTACGTGACTTGCCTTGGCAATACATGAGGATCGGTTGATCTTTGCGAAGTTCTTTCATGCGCAATTTCATCTGTCCGACCGGAATGTTACGGGCGCCGACGATGTGGCCTCCCTTGTACTCATTCGGTTCACGGACGTCGATCAATTGACCTTTACGGAGCGACGCACGAAACTCTTCTTGCTTCATTTTCTTCAAACCGCGAGCCGGCAAGAAACGCCAGACGATGTATGCGATGAGCGCAGCCCATAGGATGATGACGAGGATAGTTTCGATTCCCATTGATGTTCTCCCTTTCTCTAATAAGTTTCACCAACATCCATTATAAAGAATATAAGGTCACGAGACAATGATTGACTGATGGATTTCCCCGTTCTGCTTTCGGTTTGCAGGTCGTTGCGTTAAAATAGAGGTTGCAGAACGGAACATAAGGGGAGGCTACGCCCATGCCGACACCGAGTATGGAAGATTACTTAGAACGAATTTATTTGTTAATGGTCGAGAAAGGATACGCTCGCGTGTCTGATATCGCCGAACATTTAGGGGTGCATCCTTCCTCTGTCACGAAAATGGTGCAAAAGCTCGACCGGGAAGACTATTTGATTTATGAGAAATATAGAGGACTCATGTTGACGAAAAAAGGCCAAAAAATCGGAAAACGGCTTGTCGAGCGTCATGCGATGCTCGAGTCGTTTTTGCGTTTGATTGGTGTCGACGAGGCCCATGTTTATGAGGACGTCGAAGGGATTGAACACCACTTGAGCTCGAATACGCTCGACTGCATGACCCAATTCGTCGAGTTTTTCGAAGACAAGCCGGAACTGATGGCCCAGTTTCGCGCGTTTCAAGAATCGAATAAGACCGACGACGAGTGAGTTCAGATGACCGCTCCCGATGAATCGATTCGGGAACGGTCTTTTTTATACAGATAGACAGCTAAAACCGAACAATGAATCGAATATATTGAATTGAAGTCTATTTTTAAGTTGATTTTATGATAGAATGGGTGCTGGTAAGAAATATAAGGGGGTGACGGCGAACAATCGCCGACATGATGGATATTCAAATCAAAGGGAAACTGTTTGACGAAGCACAGATTAAACAACGCGTGGCGGAACTCGCCGAACAAATCGAACGGGATGCGGCCGGGACACCGATCGTCCTCGTGGCCGTCTTGAAAGGGTCGCTCGTCTTCGCAGCCGACTTGATGCGCGAGATGACGGGCAGTGTCCAACTCGACACGGTCGCGACATCGTCGTACGGAAAGAAATCGGTATCGAGCGGGAACGTCCAACTTCGGAAAGATTTAGACCTCGATGTCGAAGGGAAGTACGTCGTCATCATCGAAGACATCATCGACACGGGGCAGACGCTCAAGTTCTTGTGTCAGCATATGACGTTGCATCAACCCGGACAACTGAAGATTTGTACACTTCTTGACAAGCCGGCTCGCCGCCTCGTCACACTTGATGCCGATTATGTCGGCTTCGAAATCCCAGATGAGTTCGTCATCGGCTACGGCATCGACTACGCCGAGCAGTATCGCAACCTGCCGTATATCGGTTTCGTCGAGACGGATTGACTTTCGAATCACGCCAAAAAACGAACCAAATCGCCGCGGCGACCTGGTTCGTTTTTACATGTTCGCTTTCTTTTTCTTCTTGCCTTTTTTTCCTTCGATAACGGTAAGGTGAGGGGCGTCACTGCGATGCGTCGAACGGGCAGGGCGTTTTGAGAGCTTCGTCACGTTCGAGCCAGGTTTCGCTTTCTTTTTTGTCGTAGCGGACGGCTTCACTTTAGGATTCGTGCCGGGACGCTGCATCCGTTTTTTTGAGGCCTGGGCCGTCTTCCGATAGCGCATATCCTCGGCCGAGATTTTGGGCGCCATGAACACACGGTAAATCACGTAGAAGATTAACCCGAAAATACCGATGAAGAGCAACTGTCTGAACAATCGACCGGGGTCGGTCGCGAGCATATGTCCGACTCCGATGAAACCTAAGATGAACACGATCGTGGCAGCGGTCGTACCGATTCTTTGTCTGATCATGGTGCTTTCCTCCTCTTTATCCCTCTCTTTGCACGGCCGGTTGACCTAGTTCTGAACGTTCCCATGTTTCGAAAGCCTCGATGGCGACGCGGATTTGCTCGTCGTTCGGTTCGCGCGTCGTCAACAGCTGTAACGATAGTCCCGGCTTGCCGAGGACGGACAGGAAGCGATGTTCACGAAAACGGTTTGTGAATTGAAGCACCTCGAACGAGATGCCGATGACCACCGGTAATAAGGCGATGCGGCTGACGAGTCGGACCCAGAGCGGGTCGATCGGGACGAGCATATAAACGCCGATGCCGACGAAAACGGTGAATAGGATGAAGCTTGACCCACAACGATAGTGGAGGCGTGAGCTCGAACGGACGTTATCGACGGTGATTGGCCGTCCGGACTCATAACAGTTGATGACCTTGTGTTCTGCGCCGTGATATTGAAATACGCGGCGGATGAGTGGCGTCAAGGAAATCAAATAGAGGTAACTGAGCAGCAATACTAATTTTATTCCCCCTTCGAGGAGGTTTTGAATCACGTGACCGGACAATGCGGGCACGCTTTGGAACATGGCGGCTAGCAGGGCCGGCGTGACGTTGAAAATGAGCTTGCCGAATACGTACGAGATGATCCCGACAATCGCAATCATGACGACCATCAAGATGTTCTGTTTTTTCTCATCCGGTTCCGCCGCCTCGTCCTCGCTCGGATCGACGTCATAACGGTCACTGGCGAAGTTCATGTGGGCGGAACCGTTTTTGAGCGATTCGTATAAGGCGACCACGCCGCGCAGGAACGGGACTTTCTTTAAAGACTGGACCCACGGGACGAGGATGCGGGGCTGCTCAAACGTCTCGATGGACCCGTCCTTCCGGCGGATTGCCGAGGCACTCTCGGCGCGTCCTTGAAACATGACGCCTTCCACAAGCGCTTGGCCTCCAACGGGGATCAGTGGTTTAGTTTTCATGGCATTTCCTCGATTCCTACAGTTATATAGTTGAATTATACCGTGATTCACCTAAAAAACGAAACCACATGAACGTCAATTGTCGCTACAACCGTTAAATTTGTTACAATAGAGGCGACTTGACGAACAGGGGGGAAGACTTGTGCATATACTCGTCTTGAATGGGCCGAATTTGAATCTACTCGGGAGACGTGAACCGGACGTATACGGTGACGTCTCGTTGAAGGGGCTGACGGCGGAATTGTTGCTCGCCGCGCCAGATGACGTCCAGTTGACGTTCGTCCAATCCAACCATGAAGGCGAACTGATCGATGCACTGCACGAAGCGTACGATTACGCGGGGGTCATCTTCAACGCCGGGGCGTATACGCATACGTCGATCGCGCTCCGAGATGCCATCGCTGCCATCAAGGCCCCGGTCGTCGAAGTACATATCTCGAACGTGCATGCACGGGAGTCGTTTCGTCATGAATCCAAGCTCGCCGCCGTCTGTCTCGGCGTCATCAGCGGCTTTGGGTTGACGAGTTACACGCTCGCGTTGCAGGCGCTCATCGAACATTGGAGGAATCGACATGATTGAACGGGTCAACAAACTGCAAGCTCAGCTAGAAGCGAACGGAATTGACGGATTGCTCGTGACGAAACGGGAGAACATACGCTACTTGTCGGGATTCACCGGGTCGAGTGGCGTCCTCGTGATTACAGCGAAGTCGGCGAGCTTTATTACCGACTTCCGGTACACGGAACAGGCCGCGAGCCAAGTGAAAGGGTTCGATATCATTGAGCACAAGACGTCGCTCATCAAATCGGTCGCAGAAGTCGTGACGGAGCATGCGGTCACGCGCCTCGGCATCGAGCAAGATGACATGACGGTCGGTCAATTCCGGACGTATGAAAAAGACGTCAACGCCGAGCTCGTCGAGACGTCAGGTATCGTCGAAAAGCTACGCTTGATTAAGGATGAGTCAGAGATTAAGATAATGAAGGAAGCTGCGGCGATTGCGGATGCGGCGTTCACCCATATCCAGTCGTTCATCCGCCCGGGTCGGACCGAAAAAGAAGTCGCCAACGAACTCGAGATGTTCATGCGGGCTCAAGGTGCTGACTCGTCGTCGTTTGATATGATTGTTGCATCGGGCCATCGCTCGGCATTGCCGCACGGTGTGGCCAGCGACAAGGTCATCGAGGCAGGCGAGCTCGTGACGCTTGATTTCGGTGCTTACTACCAAGGGTACTGCTCGGACATTACGCGCACGCTCGCCGTCGGCGAGATTTCAGACGAGTTGCGCAACATCTATGATACGGTGCTCCGCGCTCAACTCGCGGGCGTCGAAGGCACGAAAGCCGGCATCACGGGGATCGAGGCGGACGCGTTGACGCGTGACGTGATCAAAGAAGCCGGCTACGGTGAATACTTCGGGCATTCGACAGGACACGGTCTCGGCATGGAAGTCCATGAAGCGCCAGGGTTGTCATTCCGTGCGGAGACGGTGCTTGAGCCGGGGATGGTCGTCACGGTCGAACCGGGCATTTATATCGCCGGAATCGGCGGGTGCCGCATCGAGGACGACATCGTCATCACCGAGACTGGCAACTTCCGTCTCACGCAGTCGCCAAAAGAGTTAATTACGATTGAGGCTTGAGTCTCAGCTCATCTTAGGAGGAAATCAACATGGTATCAGTTAACGATTTAAAAACAGGCTTAACAGTCAAAACATCGGACGGTTCGATTTGGCAAGTCATCGAATTCCAACACGTGAAACCAGGTAAAGGCGCGGCCTTCGTCCGCACAAAGATGCGTAACTTGCGCACGGGCGCGATTCAAGAGACGACGTTCCGTGGTGGCGAGCGCATCGAGCGTGCCCACATTGAACGCAAACGTATGCAGTACCTCTATCCAATGGGCGACACGTACGTGTTCATGGACACAGAGTCGTATGAACAGCTCGAACTCACGGGCGAGCAAGTGAAAGCGGCGCTTCCGTACATGCTCGAGAACATGGAAGTGAGTATCGCTGACTACGACGGCGAGATTCTCGGCATCGAGCTCCCGACGACGGTCGTCTTGACGATTGTCGAAGCCGATCCAGGCGTCAAAGGCGACACGGCATCGAACGTGAAGAAAAACGCGACGGTCGAAACGGGCCACATCATTCAAGTGCCGCTCTTCATCGAGCCAGGCGAAAAAGTAACGGTCGACACACGCACAGGCGAGTTCACAGGCCGCTATAACGGGTAAACCAAAGGTGTCCATTCTTCGGAATGGGCCCTTTTTTTGTCGTTGCATTCACTGGTCTGACCAGTTATAGTAGAGTAGAGATTAGTACCAGGTATAAACAGGGGGTTATTTCATGCAAATCGAACACATTAAAGAGCTGATCACATTACTCGATCAGACGTCCGTTCACGAGATGGAACTCGAGACGCCGGAGTTTAAACTTTCATTGAAAAAAGAAGCGGCCCCACAATTCGCCGCCACTCATACACCAATCGTGCACGCGGCCACGGTCGCAGCACCTGCGCCAGTCGTCGAGACAGAACAAGAAGCGGCACCAACACCTGCGCCGAGCAACTTGCGCACAATCACGTCACCGATGGTCGGGACGTTCTATTCGCGTCCGGCACCGGACAAGGACGCCTACGTCCAGGTCGGCGACCGCGTCGAAGCAGGACAGGTCGTCTGTATTTTAGAAGCGATGAAACTGTTCAACGACGTCGAAACGGAAATCAGCGGAGAGATTATTGAGATGCTCGTCGCAGATGGCGATTTAGTCGAATACGGCCAAGCGCTCTTCAGCGTGAAGTGAGGTATGTATGAAACTACTCATTGCTAACCGTGGAGAGATTGCGGTCCGCATCATTCGGGCCGCGAAAGAGTTAAATATCCCGACGGTCGCCGTCTTCTCGGAAGCGGACCGCGAGGCGCTGCACGTCCGTCTCGCTGACGAGGCGTATTGCATCGGACCGAACCCGTCGAAAGACTCATATTTGAATATCCCGAACATCTTGTCAGTCGCGTGCGCGGTCGATGCGACGATGATTCATCCGGGTTATGGTTTCTTGGCCGAGAACGCCGAGTTCGCCGAGATGAGCGAGGCGTGCGGCATCCAATTCGTCGGACCGAGCAGTTATGCGATTCGGAAGATGGGCATAAAAGACGAAGCGAAGCGGACGATGATCGAGTCGGGCGTACCGGTCGTCCCGGGATCGAGTGGTGTCGTCACTGACGAGGAAGCGGTCGAGCTCGCCCGTGAAATCGGGTATCCGGTCATCATCAAAGCGACGGCCGGTGGTGGTGGGCGCGGAATCCGTGTCGCCTACGACGAGACCGAGCTCGTGAAAGGGCTCACCGACACGCGTAAAGAAGCGAAGCAGGCGTTCGGTAACGGCGACGTCTATTTAGAGAAATATATCGAGTCGTTCCGCCATGTCGAGGTGCAAGTGCTCGCCGATCAATACGGCAACGTCATCCACCTCGGGGAGCGGGACTGTACGATTCAGCGCCGGATGCAGAAGTTGGTCGAGGAAGCACCGTCTCCGGCAATCGATGAGACGACCCGTCAAGCGATGGGCGACGCGGCCGTGAAAGCGGCCAAAGCGATTCAGTATTCGGGTGCGGGCACAATCGAGTTCATCTACGTCCCGGAAGTGAACGAGTTTTATTTCATGGAGATGAACACGCGGATTCAAGTCGAACACCCGGTCACCGAAATGATTACCGGCTTCGACCTCGTCCAAGCTCAACTCGAAGTCGCACTCGGTCATCCACTCGCCATCAGCCAGTCGGACATCACGTTCAGCGGGCACTCGATCGAGTGCCGTATCAACGCAGAAGACCCGTTTGCGGACTTCCGTCCGATGGCCGGTAAAATCGATCAGTATATCGTTCCTGGCGGCATGGGCGTCCGGGTCGACAGTGGTCTCTATGCTGGTGCCGTCATTCCGCCGTTTTATGATTCAATGGTGGCGAAACTGATTGTTCACGCACCGACTCGAGAAGAGGCGATCGCGAAGATGCTTCGCGCCCTCGACGAGTTCACGGTATCGGGCATCCATACGACGATCCCATTCCATCAACAAGTCATGGCCCACGAACGTTTCCGAACCGGTGCGTTCGACACGAAATTTGTCGAAAAAGAAATGACGCTCACGAAATGAGCCTGACCAGGAAGCCCGAACATTATTTGGGCTTCCTGGTTTTTTGTACTGAATTTATGGAGGCGTTATGCTAAACTATCAAAATGAAAGCATGCAAAAGGAGAGTATCTGAATGAAACGTCATGAAGCACGGGAAAAAGCGATTCAAACGCTTTTTCAAATCGAAGTATCAAAACTTGAGGTAGACGAGGCCATCGAATTTGCCCTCGATGGCATGGACTCCGATCCATTTTACGAACAACTCGTCGTGGAGACGTTAGAAAAGAAAGACGAGATTGATGAATTGCTCATCGAAAACTTGAAAAACTGGAGACTCGATCGTCTCGGAAATGTCGAGCGGACGATTCTCCGCATGGCGACGTACGAGTTGCTCTACGTCGAGACGATTCCGGACAAAGTGACGATCAACGAGGCGGTCGAACTCGCCAAATCGTTCGCCGATGAAGAAGCGGCCAAGCTCGTCAACGGCGTGCTCGGTAACATCATCAAAGCGTAAGCGAAGACAAGCATACGGTCTGTTAAACAAATAGAGAAGACACCACACCAACTACAGAGAAACCTAAGACAACGGGGGATGAGAGAGATGGCAGTAGTGATCGACGGGAAACAAATCGCAGCATCATATCGGGAGACGTTAAAGAAACGGGTCAGCGCGCTACGCGCGCGCGGCATCGTGCCAAAACTGAAAGTCATTTTAATCGGGGATGATCCGGCGAGCCACAGCTACGTCCGGGGGAAAGAACGGGCGGCGGCTGACATCGGCATCGATTCACAAGTGATTCGCTTCGATGACACGATTTCAGAACGTGAAGTGCTCGAACTGATTGATTCGATGAATGCGGACGACGCGTTGCACGGGATTCTCGTGCAGTTGCCGTTGCCGAAGCATATCGATGAGAATCGCGTCATCATGCGCATCTCACCGGACAAAGACGTGGATGGATTCCACCCGACGAACGTCGGGAAGATGATGCTCGGTCTCGAAACGCTATTGCCATGTACGCCGCACGGGATTCTGCATCTCGTCAAGACGCAGACCGACCTGGTCGGCAAACACGTCGTCGTCGTCGGTCGCAGTCAAATCGTCGGGAAACCGGTCGGGATGCTGTTCTTGAACGAGTCGGCCACGGTGACATACTGTCACTCGAAGACGGTCGACCTCGGGGCGATGACACGCCAAGCTGACATTTTGATTGTCGCCGTCGGTCGGGCCGGTCTCGTCACGAAAGAGATGGTCAAACCGGGAGCAATCGTCATCGACGTCGGGGTCAACCGCGTCGACGGCCGTCTCGTCGGGGATGTCGACTTTGAAGGCGTCCGTGACGTCGCGAGCGCCATCACTCCAGTTCCGGGTGGAGTCGGTCCGATGACGATCACGATGCTCATGCACAATACGGTCGAGGTCGCCTCACGTGGCTAATCCGATTCAAGTCTCCGAAGTCGTCCGTTATGTGAAACGTCAACTCGACGGTGACCCGGTGTTGCAACAAATCGCCGTCATCGGCGAGATCTCGAACTTCAAACGGTACGCCTCGGGGCACTGCTACTTCACCCTCAAAGACGAAACGTCCCGGATGAAGGCGGTCATGTTCTCACGTGACGCCCGGACGCTCAATTTCGAGCCGACGGACGGGGTGAACGTGGTCGTCGTCGCCCGGGTGACGATGTATGAGTCAACGGGTGATATTCAATTGTACGTCGAACTCATGCGGCAGGACGGCATCGGTGTGTTGTTCGAACGGTATGAGACTAGAAAGCGTGAGCTCGAGGCGAAGGGCTGGTTCGCAGCGGAACGGAAACGTCCGCTGCCGGCCTTCCCAGAGCGCATCGGCATCATCACCTCGCCGAAAGGCGCGGCCCTCCACGATATCGCCACGACGCTCAGAAGGCGCGCGCCGCACGTGGCCATCACGTTCGCGCCCGTCGCCGTACAAGGGGAACAATCCGCTCCGCAAGTGGCGAGTGCGATTCGCTGGATGAACGAACGCACCGACTGCGACGTGTTGATCGTCGGACGCGGCGGCGGGTCGATCGAGGAGTTATGGGCGTTCAACGAGGACGTCGTCGTCGAGGCGATTTACGACTCCGAGATCCCTGTCATCTCGGCCGTCGGCCATGAGACTGATTTCACGCTGGCTGATTTTGTCGCCGACGTACGAGCGGCCACGCCGACAGCGGCGGCGGAGCTCGCGACGGCCACGATCGAAGCGCAACGGAAAGACGTGGAACGATTAAGCCGCGCACTCACGCGGGTCGTGACGACTCAAATGGCCTCGCTTCGCGAACGCGTCGAACGCATGAAAAACAGTTACGGCTTAAAATCACCTCGTTATACGATCATGCAAAAACGTGAACGGTTCGCCCAAGCTGAGATTCGACTCGAACAAAGTGCCACGAAACAAGTGACGCACGCGCGGCACCGTTTCGCAGCATCGGCGCAACGTCTCGACGTCCGCAATCTGATGCAAGTGTTCCGAACGCAAGACGACCGCTTCCGTCAATATGAAGGACGGTTGGAACGCATTCGACCTCTCGAGAGACCGACGGATCAATTCGCGCGGTTGGCAGGTCGATTGGAATCTGTCAGCCCGCTCGCCGTTCTCGCGAGAGGCTATACGTTCGTCGAACAGGACGGGACGTACGTGAAAGATGTCAAACAACTACATGACGGTGTGGTGACGATCCGATTTCGGGATGGCCATGCCCTCGCGGAAGTGAAGGAGAGACACGATGGCGAAGAAACAAGAAGAACTGACGTTTGAAGCGGCGCTCGCCCGGCTCGAGGAAATCGTGACACAACTTGAGACGGGAGAGGTCGCCCTTGAAGAAGCGATGACGCTCTATGAGGAAGGTGTCCGGTTGTCGGCCCTCTGCCAGACCAAATTGACGGCGGCCGAGCAAAAGATGGACGAGATTCTTGAGCTCGACGGGACGCTCCGTGAAAAAGGAGGTACCGTATGAGCGTGCAGGTTCATCTACAGGCATGGAAAGACGAGGTCGAACAGGCGACGCGTCGCTTGCTCGACCCGTCTTTGATGCCGGAACGTCTGTTTCAATCGATGACGTACTCCCTCGAGGCGGGTGGGAAACGGATTCGTCCGGCTCTTCTCTACGCTGTCCTCGATACATACGGCCGTCCGCGGGCGCTCGGTCATGAAGCGGCCGTCGCCCTTGAGATGGTCCACACGTACTCCCTCATCCACGATGACCTTCCGGCGATGGATGACGATGACGTCCGCCGCGGACGTCCGACGA
This genomic interval carries:
- the efp gene encoding elongation factor P; this translates as MVSVNDLKTGLTVKTSDGSIWQVIEFQHVKPGKGAAFVRTKMRNLRTGAIQETTFRGGERIERAHIERKRMQYLYPMGDTYVFMDTESYEQLELTGEQVKAALPYMLENMEVSIADYDGEILGIELPTTVVLTIVEADPGVKGDTASNVKKNATVETGHIIQVPLFIEPGEKVTVDTRTGEFTGRYNG
- the hpt gene encoding hypoxanthine phosphoribosyltransferase, translated to MDIQIKGKLFDEAQIKQRVAELAEQIERDAAGTPIVLVAVLKGSLVFAADLMREMTGSVQLDTVATSSYGKKSVSSGNVQLRKDLDLDVEGKYVVIIEDIIDTGQTLKFLCQHMTLHQPGQLKICTLLDKPARRLVTLDADYVGFEIPDEFVIGYGIDYAEQYRNLPYIGFVETD
- the gcvPB gene encoding aminomethyl-transferring glycine dehydrogenase subunit GcvPB, translated to MQHEQTLIFEVSRAGRTGYNLPTPTVPEVDLDTLLPASMIRQEAAELPEVSELDVVRHYTSLSTRNHGVDSGFYPLGSCTMKYNPKVNEDMARLPGFAHIHPLQPVESIQGALELMVDLQEQLAEITGMDEVTLQPAAGAHGEWTGLMLIKAFHHHNGDLGRTKVLVPDSAHGTNPASAVVAGFETVTVKSDERGLVDLEDLKSKVGADTAALMLTNPNTLGLFEADILEIAKVVHEAGGKLYYDGANSNAILGIARPGDMGFDVVHLNLHKTFTGPHGGGGPGSGPVGVKRDLIPYLPTPIARRSESGFTLDYDRPQSIGRIKPFYGNFGINVRAYSYIKTMGAEGLTRVSREAVLNANYMFARLKDAFDVPYDTFCKHEFVLSGKRQKALGVRTLDIAKRLLDFGYHPPTIYFPLNVEECIMVEPTETESKETLDAFCDAMLQIVKEVEENPEIVQTAPHTTVIKRLDETLAARKPVLKYERRQPSSIN
- the nusB gene encoding transcription antitermination factor NusB, coding for MKRHEAREKAIQTLFQIEVSKLEVDEAIEFALDGMDSDPFYEQLVVETLEKKDEIDELLIENLKNWRLDRLGNVERTILRMATYELLYVETIPDKVTINEAVELAKSFADEEAAKLVNGVLGNIIKA
- a CDS encoding bifunctional 5,10-methylenetetrahydrofolate dehydrogenase/5,10-methenyltetrahydrofolate cyclohydrolase, producing the protein MAVVIDGKQIAASYRETLKKRVSALRARGIVPKLKVILIGDDPASHSYVRGKERAAADIGIDSQVIRFDDTISEREVLELIDSMNADDALHGILVQLPLPKHIDENRVIMRISPDKDVDGFHPTNVGKMMLGLETLLPCTPHGILHLVKTQTDLVGKHVVVVGRSQIVGKPVGMLFLNESATVTYCHSKTVDLGAMTRQADILIVAVGRAGLVTKEMVKPGAIVIDVGVNRVDGRLVGDVDFEGVRDVASAITPVPGGVGPMTITMLMHNTVEVASRG
- the accC gene encoding acetyl-CoA carboxylase biotin carboxylase subunit, producing the protein MKLLIANRGEIAVRIIRAAKELNIPTVAVFSEADREALHVRLADEAYCIGPNPSKDSYLNIPNILSVACAVDATMIHPGYGFLAENAEFAEMSEACGIQFVGPSSYAIRKMGIKDEAKRTMIESGVPVVPGSSGVVTDEEAVELAREIGYPVIIKATAGGGGRGIRVAYDETELVKGLTDTRKEAKQAFGNGDVYLEKYIESFRHVEVQVLADQYGNVIHLGERDCTIQRRMQKLVEEAPSPAIDETTRQAMGDAAVKAAKAIQYSGAGTIEFIYVPEVNEFYFMEMNTRIQVEHPVTEMITGFDLVQAQLEVALGHPLAISQSDITFSGHSIECRINAEDPFADFRPMAGKIDQYIVPGGMGVRVDSGLYAGAVIPPFYDSMVAKLIVHAPTREEAIAKMLRALDEFTVSGIHTTIPFHQQVMAHERFRTGAFDTKFVEKEMTLTK
- a CDS encoding SA1362 family protein is translated as MIRQRIGTTAATIVFILGFIGVGHMLATDPGRLFRQLLFIGIFGLIFYVIYRVFMAPKISAEDMRYRKTAQASKKRMQRPGTNPKVKPSATTKKKAKPGSNVTKLSKRPARSTHRSDAPHLTVIEGKKGKKKKKANM
- a CDS encoding rhodanese-like domain-containing protein, with translation METILVIILWAALIAYIVWRFLPARGLKKMKQEEFRASLRKGQLIDVREPNEYKGGHIVGARNIPVGQMKLRMKELRKDQPILMYCQGKSRTNQAAKLLMKNGYTDIYMLDGGFKNWKGKVKKD
- a CDS encoding M24 family metallopeptidase: MERVNKLQAQLEANGIDGLLVTKRENIRYLSGFTGSSGVLVITAKSASFITDFRYTEQAASQVKGFDIIEHKTSLIKSVAEVVTEHAVTRLGIEQDDMTVGQFRTYEKDVNAELVETSGIVEKLRLIKDESEIKIMKEAAAIADAAFTHIQSFIRPGRTEKEVANELEMFMRAQGADSSSFDMIVASGHRSALPHGVASDKVIEAGELVTLDFGAYYQGYCSDITRTLAVGEISDELRNIYDTVLRAQLAGVEGTKAGITGIEADALTRDVIKEAGYGEYFGHSTGHGLGMEVHEAPGLSFRAETVLEPGMVVTVEPGIYIAGIGGCRIEDDIVITETGNFRLTQSPKELITIEA
- the accB gene encoding acetyl-CoA carboxylase biotin carboxyl carrier protein; protein product: MQIEHIKELITLLDQTSVHEMELETPEFKLSLKKEAAPQFAATHTPIVHAATVAAPAPVVETEQEAAPTPAPSNLRTITSPMVGTFYSRPAPDKDAYVQVGDRVEAGQVVCILEAMKLFNDVETEISGEIIEMLVADGDLVEYGQALFSVK
- a CDS encoding DUF1385 domain-containing protein; translated protein: MKTKPLIPVGGQALVEGVMFQGRAESASAIRRKDGSIETFEQPRILVPWVQSLKKVPFLRGVVALYESLKNGSAHMNFASDRYDVDPSEDEAAEPDEKKQNILMVVMIAIVGIISYVFGKLIFNVTPALLAAMFQSVPALSGHVIQNLLEGGIKLVLLLSYLYLISLTPLIRRVFQYHGAEHKVINCYESGRPITVDNVRSSSRLHYRCGSSFILFTVFVGIGVYMLVPIDPLWVRLVSRIALLPVVIGISFEVLQFTNRFREHRFLSVLGKPGLSLQLLTTREPNDEQIRVAIEAFETWERSELGQPAVQREG
- the aroQ gene encoding type II 3-dehydroquinate dehydratase, coding for MHILVLNGPNLNLLGRREPDVYGDVSLKGLTAELLLAAPDDVQLTFVQSNHEGELIDALHEAYDYAGVIFNAGAYTHTSIALRDAIAAIKAPVVEVHISNVHARESFRHESKLAAVCLGVISGFGLTSYTLALQALIEHWRNRHD
- the mntR gene encoding transcriptional regulator MntR, with product MPTPSMEDYLERIYLLMVEKGYARVSDIAEHLGVHPSSVTKMVQKLDREDYLIYEKYRGLMLTKKGQKIGKRLVERHAMLESFLRLIGVDEAHVYEDVEGIEHHLSSNTLDCMTQFVEFFEDKPELMAQFRAFQESNKTDDE